The following proteins come from a genomic window of Oncorhynchus kisutch isolate 150728-3 unplaced genomic scaffold, Okis_V2 Okis06b-Okis10b_hom, whole genome shotgun sequence:
- the LOC116360009 gene encoding 39S ribosomal protein L12, mitochondrial has translation MYCTRHCIRTALRIAAKTHRQELQTPTSCALRTLGTSPASLSAVIAAPPLDGAPKQYPPKITQLVHDITSLTLLEVSDLNELLKKTLNIQDVGMMPMGAMTAAATPAALAVEEDAAPVKKEKTHFTVKLTELKAAEKVKLIKEVKNCIQGLNLVQAKKLVESLPQEIRANVSKEEAEKLKTALETAGGTVVLE, from the exons ATGTACTGCACAAGACATTGCATTCGGACCGCACTGCGAATCGCCGCAAAGACGCATCG GCAGGAGCTCCAGACACCAACGTCATGTGCCCTCCGAACACTCGGGACCAGCCCAGCCAGCCTTTCTGCTGTCATCGCCGCCCCCCCTCTGGATGGAGCCCCCAAACAGTACCCCCCCAAAATCACCCAGCTGGTACACGACATCACCAGCCTCACCTTGTTAGAGGTGTCAGACCTCAATGAACTCCTCAAG AAAACCCTGAATATCCAGGATGTTGGGATGATGCCAATGGGAGCCATGACTGCAGCAGCAACACCTGCAGCTCTG GCAGTGGAAGAGGACGCGGCACCAGTCAAGAAAGAGAAGACACACTTCACAGTAAAACTGACAGAACTGAAGGCAGCAGAGAAAGTGAAACTCATAAAAGAAGTGAAGAACTGCATCCAAGGCTTGAACCTGGTGCAG gCTAAGAAGTTGGTTGAGTCCCTCCCCCAGGAGATCAGAGCCAATGTGTccaaagaggaggcggagaagcTGAAGACAGCCCTGGAGACAGCAGGAGGCACTGTGGTGCTGGAGTAG